The Salmo salar chromosome ssa06, Ssal_v3.1, whole genome shotgun sequence genome window below encodes:
- the LOC106608209 gene encoding leucine-rich repeat extensin-like protein 5, translated as MVLRSVLFTTIRSDRDRRDAFNVIRLQYHPQPPSPINHHQPPSTTISHHPPSAPITHHHPLSPTISHPHPPSPTISHYPPPSATISHHPPSAPITHHPPPSATISHHPPSAPITHHHPLSPTISHPHPPSPTISHHPPSAPITHHHPLSPTISHPQPPSPTITHHQPPSPTIPHQPPSPTIPHHLPPSATITHHLPPSPISPHHPPSPTIPPPSPTLSHPHPPSPTIPHQPPSPTITHYPPPSPTLSHPHPPSPTITHHHPPSATISHHQPPSATITHHPPSPTITHHSPSAPISHPQPPSPTIPHQPPSPTIPHHLPPSATLTHHHPPSPTITHYPPPSPTLSHPHPPSPTITHHHPPSATISHHQPPSPTITHHPPSPTITHHSPSAPISHPQPPSPTIPHQPPSPTITHHPPSAPITHHHPPSPTISHPQPPSPISPHHPHHPLSPTISHPQPPSPTIPHQPPSPTLSHHQPPSSTIPHHPPPSAPITHHHPLSPTISHHQPPSATITHHQPPSATIPPPSPTIPPPSPTITHPQPPSPHHPPPSATITYHPPTVSHRQPPSATIHPPSATISHHPPTISHHQPPSPHHQPPSATVSPAAHK; from the exons ATGGTTCTCCG ATCAGTGCTTTTCACCACTATACG CTCAGACCGCGACCGACGGGACGCATTTAATGTCATCCGGCTACAATATCACCCTCAGCCACCATCACCCATCAACCACCATCAGCCACCATCAACCACCATCTCCCACCATCCCCCATCAGCCCCCATCACCCACCATCACCCACTATCCCCCACCATCTCCCACCCTCACCCACCATCACCCACCATCAGCCACTATCCCCCACCATCAGCCACCATCTCCCACCATCCCCCATCAGCCCCCATCACCCACCATCCCCCACCATCAGCCACCATCTCCCACCATCCCCCATCAGCCCCCATCACCCACCATCACCCACTATCCCCCACCATCTCCCACCCTCACCCACCCTCACCCACCATCTCCCACCATCCCCCATCAGCCCCCATCACCCACCATCACCCACTATCCCCCACCATCTCCCACCCTCAGCCACCATCACCCACCATCACCCACCATCAGCCACCATCTCCCACCATCCCCCATCAGCCCCCATCACCCACTATCCCCCACCATCTCCCACCCTCAGCCACCATCACCCACCATCTCCCACCATCCCCCATCAGCCCCCATCACCCACCATCACCCACTATCCCCCCACCATCTCCCACCCTCAGCCACCCTCACCCACCATCTCCCACCATCCCCCATCAGCCCCCATCACCCACCATCACCCACTATCCCCCACCATCTCCCACCCTCAGCCACCCTCACCCACCATCACCCACCATCACCCACCATCACCCACCATCAGCCACCATCTCCCACCATCAGCCACCATCAGCCACCATCACCCACCATCCCCCATCACCCACCATCACCCACCATTCCCCATCAGCCCCCATCTCCCACCCTCAGCCACCATCACCCACCATCCCCCATCAGCCCCCATCACCCACTATCCCCCACCATCTCCCACCCTCAGCCACCCTCACCCACCATCACCCACCATCACCCACCATCACCCACTATCCCCCACCATCTCCCACCCTCAGCCACCCTCACCCACCATCACCCACCATCACCCACCATCACCCACCATCAGCCACCATCTCCCACCATCAGCCACCATCACCCACCATCACCCACCATCCCCCATCACCCACCATCACCCACCATTCCCCATCAGCCCCCATCTCCCACCCTCAGCCACCATCACCCACCATCCCCCATCAGCCCCCATCACCCACCATCACCCACCATCCCCCATCAGCCCCCATCACCCACCATCACCCACCATCCCCCACCATCTCCCACCCTCAGCCACCATCCCCCATCAGCCCCCATCACCCCCATCACCCACTATCCCCCACCATCTCCCACCCTCAGCCACCATCACCCACCATCCCCCATCAGCCACCATCACCCACCCTCAGCCACCATCAACCACCATCATCCACCATCCCCCACCATCCCCCACCATCAGCCCCCATCACCCACCATCACCCACTATCCCCTACCATCTCCCACCATCAGCCACCCTCAGCCACCATCACCCACCATCAGCCACCATCAGCCACCATCCCCCCACCATCACCCACCATCCCCCCACCATCACCCACCATCACCCACCCTCAGCCACCATCCCCCCACCATCCCCCACCATCAGCCACCATCACCTACCACCCCCCCACCGTCAGCCACCGTCAGCCACCGTCAGCCACCATCCACCCACCATCAGCCACCATCAGCCACCATCCACCCACCATCAGCCACCATCAGCCACCATCCCCCCACCATCAGCCACCATCAGCTACCGTCAGCCCCGCTGCCCACAAATGA